From a region of the Candida albicans SC5314 chromosome 1, complete sequence genome:
- a CDS encoding U2 snRNP complex subunit (Putative U2 snRNP protein; Hap43p-induced gene; mutation confers hypersensitivity to 5-fluorocytosine (5-FC), 5-fluorouracil (5-FU), and tubercidin (7-deazaadenosine)) — MVKRVREIFYIFYIYIYIFFQTFSVVCANLISSSSSSSSSSSSSSFLFLFLFLSLFLFLFLSHHQPTNKKYNPHSQTCQLTYSLTKLTPYIIFMNTIKQINQINQKELNSQTSYKSSWHYDYRDTNYLYIGNIPYNLTTKDLIIIFSQYGIPTHINLIKDKESSKHHRGFGFLKYANFKSCILAIDNFNGIKLGDRYLKVDHNYYKLRGDENEDDYLIDYEEIKREMEEKEKKEKKEKRVDNDGRLIEGNKEIKEIEGGEKKEEEEEEDNEEDNDNNDDDEFKDPMAQYLTKTNDKERDDDDDDDEFKDPMEQFIKDKKKKSGKHRSSHRSSHRSSHRSSHHKSKDREKSPTR; from the coding sequence ATGGTTAAAAGAGTAAGggaaattttttatattttttatatatatatatatattttttttcaaacgTTTAGTGTTGTGTGCGCCAACCTCATctcgtcttcttcttcttcttcttcttcttcttcttcttcttccttcctctttctctttctctttctctctctatttctatttctatttctatCGCAccaccaaccaaccaacaaGAAATATAATCCCCACTCTCAAACATGTCAACTTACTTATTCATTAACTAAACTAACCCCATACATCATCTTCATGAATacaattaaacaaataaatcaaataaatcaaaaagaattgaattctCAAACATCTTATAAATCATCATGGCATTATGATTATCGTGAtacaaattatttatatattggGAATATTCCTTATAATTTAACCACTAaagatttaattattatatttagtCAATATGGTATACCAACTCatattaatttaattaagGATAAAGAATCTAGTAAACATCATCGAGGATTTggatttttaaaatatgcaaattttaaaagttGTATATTAgctattgataattttaatgGGATTAAATTGGGTGATCGATATTTAAAAGTTGAtcataattattataaattacgaggtgatgaaaatgaagatgattatttgattgattatgaAGAGATTAAAAGAGAGATggaagagaaagaaaagaaagaaaagaaagaaaagagagTTGATAATGATGGGAGATTGATTGAAggaaataaagaaattaagGAAATTGAAGGaggagaaaagaaagaagaagaagaagaagaagataatgaagaagataatgacaataatgatgacgatgaatTTAAAGATCCAATGGCTCAATATTTGACAAAGACAAATGACAAGGAAAGggacgatgatgatgatgatgatgagttTAAAGATCCAATGgaacaatttattaaagataaaaagaaaaaaagtgGGAAACATAGATCATCTCATAGATCATCACATAGGTCATCGCATAGATCGTCCCATCATAAATCAAAAGATCGTGAAAAAAGTCCTACTAGATAA
- the IFI3 gene encoding Ifi3p (Protein of unknown function; constitutive expression independent of MTL or white-opaque status) — translation MPVPIVTFISTDEYVDDDDDEEEEEYDNLQDLERQRRAEWQRIGSPFKHPWWTAFTDXGPEPRCLDEWLTVEISNSIREKPDWKTKYKNEEIVTKWKXXIKEQCQDKTKYLDQIIDYVFKELQWYEDVEKDLNTFQIGCDYRIAYSDGAVNETLKKSFSIGAQKLVESFGSDIDYHPGSHNQVIDLVHPSLYIVQYDKTPVLKNGQLEIVKYGEQIEHAKPGVDQYGVSKRFQWIPALMTKNSNGKFEFGSYINNLHPIKYKXLYDSISDIFNAXVPGLNCVLTRYASQEFVRIPVPRGSDAYTDEYHKEREELDAILDREAEETGNDYDWERMEEFEKDKSKYLCELIPXWEQAPVFDKPIDLSTFENLKVIVKLXNIELTPEINPVYAGGSWHVEGGINEDIIATVLYYYDVENITESKLSFRTGFDDPNYEQGDDFYTETIFGIKDEEVMVREIGGIEAKEDRVVVFPNMFQHHVDPFELKDKTKPGHRKILCFFIVDPYNHNVISTDNVPPQQKEWWDDSSLDYLFPGNLKQQMLDLKGGGTAWPMTFEQAKEARDDLIDERIAQSEGDDYEGAFSRYFALQET, via the coding sequence ATGCCAGTTCCAATTGTTACTTTTATTAGTACTGATGAatatgttgatgatgatgatgatgaagaagaagaagaatatgaTAACTTACAGGATTTGGAAAGGCAAAGACGCGCTGAATGGCAAAGAATTGGATCTCCTTTCAAACACCCATGGTGGACTGCCTTTACTGATKCTGGTCCTGAACCTAGATGYTTAGATGAATGGTTGACAGTTGAGATCTCCAATTCAATTAGAGAGAAACCAGATTGGAAAACCAAGTACAAGAATGAAGAGATTGTTACTAAATGGAAACRARAAATTAAAGAACAATGTCAAGacaaaaccaaatatttagatcaaataattgattatgtGTTTAAGGAATTACAATGGTATGAAGATGTGGAAAAGGATTTAAACACGTTTCAAATTGGTTGTGATTACAGAATTGCATACTCTGATGGTGCTGTCAATGAGACTTTAAAAAAGAGTTTCTCAATTGGAGCTCAAAAATTAGTGGAATCATTTGGAAGTGACATTGACTATCATCCAGGATCTCACAATCAAgttattgatttagttCATCCTTCTTTATACATTGTTCAATATGATAAAACCccagttttgaaaaatggacAATTAGAAATTGTCAAATATGGAGAACAAATTGAACATGCAAAACCTGGTGTTGATCAATATGGTGTTTCTAAACGATTCCAATGGATCCCTGCACTTATGactaaaaattcaaatggGAAATTTGAGTTTGGCTCttatatcaacaatttacaTCCTATCAAATATAAARRTTTGTATGATTCCATTAGTGATATTTTTAATGCCRCTGTTCCAGGTTTGAATTGTGTATTGACCAGATACGCGTCACAAGAGTTTGTTCGTATTCCAGTTCCTAGAGGCAGTGATGCTTACACTGATGAGTACCATAAAGAACGTGAAGAATTGGATGCGATATTGGACCGTGAAGCAGAAGAAACAGGCAATGATTATGATTGGGAAAGAATGGAAGAGTTTGAAAAGGATAAACTGAAATATCTTTGTGAATTAATTCCTGMATGGGAACAAGCTCCKGTTTTTGATAAACCAATTGATCTTTCCACATTTGAGAATTTAAAAGTTATTGTGAAATTGRYAAATATTGAACTCACACCCGAAATAAACCCTGTTTATGCCGGTGGGTCATGGCAYGTTGAAGGTGGAATCAACGAAGATATTATTGCAACCgtattgtattattatgatGTTGAGAATATTACTGAATCAAAACTTTCTTTCAGAACCGGATTTGATGATCCTAATTATGAACAAGGCGACGATTTTTATACAGAAACAATTTTCGGAATAAAAGATGAAGAGGTTATGGTTAGAGAAATTGGCGGAATTGAAGCTAAAGAGGATAGAGTTGTTGTGTTYCCAAATATGTTTCAACATCATGTTGATCCATTTGAATTGAAGGATAAAACTAAGCCTGGTCATAGAAAAAtcctttgttttttcattgttgATCCATACAATCATAATGTCATTAGTACTGATAATGTTCCACCTCAACAAAAAGAGTGGTGGGATGATTCTAGTTTAGATTATTTGTTCCCTggaaatttgaaacaacaaatgtTGGACTTAAAAGGGGGTGGAACTGCTTGGCCAATGACGTTTGAACAAGCAAAAGAAGCTAGAGATGATTTAATAGATGAGAGAATTGCTCAAAGTGAAGgtgatgattatgaagGTGCATTTTCAAGATATTTTGCATTACAAGAAAcctaa
- the MFALPHA gene encoding mating pheromone alpha (Alpha factor mating pheromone precursor; three copies of pheromone that are proteolytically processed by Kex2p and possibly by Orf19.5851p; required for alpha cells to mate; expressed specifically in opaque phase MTLalpha/MTLalpha cells) gives MKFSLTLLTATIATIVAAAPAQYTGQAIDSNQVVEIPESAVEAYFPIDDELTPVFGEIDNKPVILIVNGTTLTSGANNEKREAKSKGGFRLTNFGYFEPGKRDANADAGFRLTNFGYFEPGKRDANAEAGFRLTNFGYFEPGK, from the coding sequence atgaaATTTTCCTTAACTTTATTGACTGCTACTATTGCCACtattgttgctgctgctccTGCTCAATACACTGGTCAAGCCATTGACAGTAACcaagttgttgaaatcCCAGAATCTGCCGTTGAAGCCTACTTCCCAAtagatgatgaattaacTCCTGTCTTTGGAGAAATTGATAACAAACCAGttattttaattgttaATGGTACTACTCTTACCTCTGGTGCTAACAATGAAAAAAGAGAAGCTAAGTCTAAAGGTGGTTTCAGACTCACCAATTTCGGATACTTTGAACCTGGTAAAAGAGATGCTAACGCCGATGCTGGATTTAGACTTACTAACTTTGGTTATTTTGAACCAGGTAAAAGAGATGCCAATGCTGAAGCCGGTTTTAGACTTACCAATTTTGGTTATTTTGAACCTGGTAAATAA
- the POR1 gene encoding porin (Mitochondrial outer membrane porin; in detergent-resistant membrane fraction (possible lipid raft component); antigenic in human, mouse; Hap43p-induced; flucytosine-, macrophage-, farnesol- induced; fluconazole, caspofungin repressed), with the protein MAPAAYSDLSKASNDLINKDFYHLSTAAVDVKTVAPNGVTFTVKGKTTKDDTISASVDAKYLDKATGLTLTQGWNNANALNTKIELSELLTPGLKGELDTSVVPNGARNAKLNFFYQQSAVNARLFFDLLKGPIATADLVVAHDGFTAGAELGYDISSAKVNKYSVGVGYANLNYGLAATATSNLSVFSAAYFHKVSPLVQVGAKATWDSIKSSNVNVEFATKYALDNTSFIKAKIADSGLTALSYTQELRPGVKLGLGASFDALKLAEPVHKLGFSLSFAA; encoded by the coding sequence ATGGCTCCAGCTGCTTATTCTGATTTATCTAAAGCTTCAAACgatttaatcaataaagATTTCTATCATTTATCAACTGCTGCTGTTGATGTTAAAACCGTGGCTCCAAATGGTGTTACTTTTACTGTTAAAGGTAAAACCACTAAAGATGACACCATTAGTGCTTCTGTTGATGCCAAATACTTGGACAAAGCTACTGGTTTAACTTTGACCCAAGGTTGGAACAATGCCAATGCTTTAAACACCAAGATTGAATTATCTGAATTATTGACTCCAGGTTTAAAAGGGGAATTGGACACTTCTGTGGTTCCAAATGGTGCTAGAAATgctaaattgaatttcttttatcaacaatctGCTGTCAATGCTAGATTATTCTTTGACTTGTTAAAAGGTCCAATTGCTACTGCTGATTTAGTTGTTGCTCATGATGGCTTCACTGCTGGTGCCGAATTGGGTTATGATATTTCTTCTGCTAAAGTCAATAAATATTctgttggtgttggttACGCTAATTTGAACTATGGTTTAGCTGCTACTGCCACTTCTAACTTGTCTGTTTTCTCAGCTGCTTATTTCCATAAAGTTTCTCCATTGGTTCAAGTTGGTGCTAAAGCTACTTGggattcaattaaatcttcTAATGTCAACGTTGAATTTGCTACCAAATACGCTTTGGATAACACTTCATTCATTAAAGCCAAGATTGCTGATTCTGGTTTGACTGCTTTGTCTTACACTCAAGAATTAAGACCAGGGGTTAAATTAGGTTTGGGTGCTTCCTTTGATGCCTTGAAATTGGCTGAACCAGTTCATAAATTAGGTTTCTCTTTGTCTTTTGCTGcttaa
- the BET4 gene encoding Rab geranylgeranyltransferase (Ortholog(s) have Rab geranylgeranyltransferase activity and role in ER to Golgi vesicle-mediated transport, protein geranylgeranylation, protein targeting to membrane), with product MQHGIKRVKLSEEAKRLKLEKDQIKIKNYRQLTDEIFELRANENYSDEALIKTNELLIINPEFYTIWNYRREILINNYSSSNDKDDQIYEDILNQDLNFVLVQLKKFPKCYWIWNHRRWLLFELVKLGKVNWKYEFGVVSKLLDLDQRNFHGWHYRRFVVENMELECKNDTTLILKINLDEFNYTTLKIQKDFSNFSAWHNRTKLIPKIYNLIQQQQQKDGKIFGDLPGIELFQNPILLLKNDLEMIKTGVYMSPEDTSVWLYLYWLLTDDLFTNAFKSHQQDYMNILHEQLQLINEVNEMEKEDTGQDNVGCLKSMIFINALIQNENNKPVLTEQVKSCLKQLAKIDPLRKNKYLDQLAGNAPIFHH from the exons ATG CAACACGGGATTAAACGAGTTAAATTATCTGAAGAAGCAAAACGAttaaaattagaaaaagatcaaatcaaaattaaaaattatcGTCAATTAActgatgaaatttttgaattaagagcaaatgaaaattattCTGATGAAGCATTAATTAAAactaatgaattattaattataaatCCAGAATTTTATACCATTTGGAATTATCGTCGAgaaatattaattaataattattcaTCATCTAATGACAAAGATGATCAAATTTATGAAgatattttaaatcaagatttaaattttgtaCTTGtacaattaaaaaaatttcctAAATGTTATTGGATTTGGAATCATCGTCGTTGGTTATTATTCGAATTAGTTAAACTTGGGAAAGTTAATTGGAAATATGAATTTGGGGtggtttcaaaattattagatttagatcaaagaaattttcATGGTTGGCATTATCGaagatttgttgttgaaaatatgGAATTAGAATGTAAAAATGATACCACACTTATCTTAAAGATTAATCttgatgaatttaattataccactttaaaaattcaaaaagattTTCTGAATTTTTCTGCATGGCATAATCGAACTAAATTAATACctaaaatatataatttaattcaacaacaacaacaaaaagatggaaaaatatttggtgATCTCCCAGGAATagaattatttcaaaatccaatattattattgaaaaatgatttaGAAATGATTAAAACTGGTGTTTATATGAGTCCCGAAGATACGTCGGTTTGgttatatttatattggTTATTAACTGATGATCTTTTCACAAATGCTTTTAAATCACATCAACAAGATTATATGAATATTTTACATGaacaattacaattaattaatgaagttaatgaaatggaaaaagaagataCTGGTCAAGATAATGTTGGATGTTTGAAAAGTATGATTTTTATAAATGCtttaattcaaaatgaaaataataaaccaGTATTGACTGAACAAGTTAAGAGTTGTTTAAAACAATTAGCCAAAATTGATCCCCTTcggaaaaataaatatttagaTCAACTTGCCGGTAATGCcccaatttttcaccatTAA
- a CDS encoding uncharacterized protein (Ortholog(s) have role in positive regulation of DNA-templated transcription, elongation, positive regulation of transcription from RNA polymerase I promoter, positive regulation of translational fidelity, protein phosphorylation) produces MLSQKYPSILKSIHPSSVRTSKEKKKKFSSPTQHQQTNKQTRWWKKKKVTTNPTQPNPTQPNPTQPNPTILSKRYYYIDCSYIFISIMASRELTPIPTGATTGTGTAATNGSNTSTPLMPSIVQISRPFFTHKEISYLHNQTIPESLKPHYTNIKNNVFQFLFQIIKQLKFPLRVLATAMNYYQRYYLFNKFETNNNSSGGGGNGNGGATFDFSDDPHTIAITCLFLASKVEDCIKRLKDIQTIANKLRDQNIDENKIIESSGLSYIDHQRKHILSIEYKLLQIIKFDFNNGPITIRTSVDNLIIQFCKNMKINYKLSMLAWLINFDIMSTPLSLVVPPHCIALAIIIISLNLNPIEIKLNHEPQEEEEEEEGNYLSAQEILQSLDSDDFKCPEVLVNEAIIYILDYYIHQYQISILNVYLPLIDSESGKEQGYKFMKLKSEFNEIKIMDETSCSKLLNETDEYLNKWDYTISSKGSTRFMLSNKRRRFNKELEK; encoded by the coding sequence ATGCTTTCTCAAAAGTATCCATCCATCCTCAAAAGTATCCATCCATCCTCTGTTCGTACAAgtaaggaaaaaaaaaaaaaatttagcaGTCCAAcacaacatcaacaaacaaacaaacaaaccaGATggtggaaaaaaaaaaaagttacaACCAATCCAACCCAACCCAACCCAACCCAACCCAACCCAACCCAACCCAACCCAACCATCTTATCAAAAAGATACTACTACATTGATTGttcatatatatttatatctATTATGGCATCGAGAGAACTAACACCTATTCCAACAGGAGCCACTACTGGTACTGGTACTGCAGCCACTAATGGTTCAAACACATCAACACCATTAATGCCATCAATAGTTCAAATATCACGACCATTTTTCACTCATAAAGAAATATCATATTTACATAATCAAACCATTCCAGAAAGTCTTAAACCCCATTATactaatattaaaaataacgtatttcaatttttatttcaaattattaaacaattaaaattcCCATTACGAGTATTAGCCACAGCcatgaattattatcaacgatattatttatttaataaatttgaaaccaataacaatagtagtggtggtggtggtaatggtaatggtggGGCcacttttgatttttctgATGATCCTCATACTATAGCTATaacttgtttatttttagcTAGTAAAGTTGAAGATTGTATTAAACGATTAAAAGATATTCAAACGATAGCTAATAAATTACGAgatcaaaatattgatgaaaataaaattattgaatctaGTGGATTATCATATATTGATCATCAAAGGAAACATATATTATCTattgaatataaattattacaaattattaaatttgattttaataatggTCCAATTACAATAAGAACTagtgttgataatttaataattcaattttgtaaaaatatgaaaattaattataaattatccATGTTGGCGTGgttaattaattttgatataATGTCTACTCCATTAAGTTTGGTTGTACCTCCTCATTGTATTGCTTTGGctattataattattagtttgaatttaaatccaattgaaatcaaattaaaccATGAAccacaagaagaagaagaagaagaggaaggCAATTATTTATCTGCACAAGAAATATTACAATCTTTAGATAGTGATGATTTTAAATGTCCTGAAGTTTTAGTTAATGAAGCcataatttatatattggattattatattcatcaatatcaaatatcaattttaaatgttTATTTACCTTTGATTGATTCAGAATCAGGTAAAGAACAAGGTTATAAAtttatgaaattaaaatcggaatttaatgaaattaaaataatGGATGAAACTAGTTGttctaaattattaaatgaaactgatgaatatttaaataaatggGATTATACAATTAGTTCTAAAGGTTCAACAAGATTTATGTTAAGTAATAAAAGAAGGAGGTTTaataaagaattagaaaaataa
- the MAD2 gene encoding spindle checkpoint protein (Protein required for the spindle assembly checkpoint of the cell cycle; necessary for survival in host cell macrophages and for virulence in a mouse model of systemic candidiasis), which produces MPSSLEPSSKLALKGSSKIVCDYFEFALNSILYQRGIYPQEDFVTVKKYDLPMVINDDYDVQKYINNIMKQIKKWIYGSLMSKFIIVIVSKTNLENIERWEFNIETKDQEETTENGDGDGDGVGKSRQEIQKEIRTIIRQITSSVSYLPVLKDDDEYTFNVLVYTDPNTSVPIEWCDTQGDGKVLDGDNVDNVKFTSFSTDIHQVGTSVSYKYE; this is translated from the coding sequence ATGCCATCATCATTAGAACCATCATCTAAATTAGCTCTTAAAGGATCACTGAAAATTGTATGtgattattttgaatttgctttaaattcaatattatatCAAAGAGGTATATATCCTCAAGAAGATTTTGTCACCGttaaaaaatatgatttaCCAATGGTTAtaaatgatgattatgatgtacaaaaatatatcaataatattatgaaacaaattaaaaaatggATTTATGGTTCATTAATGtcaaaatttataattgttattgtatctaaaacaaatttagaaaatatTGAACGATGGGAATTTAACATTGAAACGAAAGATCAAGAAGAAACCACCGAaaatggtgatggtgatggtgatggaGTTGGGAAATCACGTCAAGAAATACAAAAGGAAATAAGAACAATTATACGACAAATTACTAGTCTGGTTTCATATTTACCAGTTTTaaaagatgatgatgaatataCATTTAATGTATTAGTATATACTGATCCTAATACATCGGTCCCCATTGAATGGTGTGATACTCAAGGTGATGGGAAGGTACTAGATGGTGATAATGTTGATAATGTGAAATTTACTTCATTTAGTACAGATATACATCAAGTAGGTACATCAGTCAGTTATAAATATGAATAA
- a CDS encoding lysophosphatidic acid acyltransferase (Ortholog(s) have lysophosphatidic acid acyltransferase activity, role in cellular triglyceride homeostasis, lipid particle organization, protein targeting to vacuole and Golgi apparatus, endoplasmic reticulum, lipid particle localization), translated as MEKFSSWRDKGTGISPFMPQKLPTFQKNNSLLSVASKSPIFLIKLPFFIITYLIYTITGFAFILKFILTILFGFNRIDFGVDGIKKSQIDKLTSYKPKKGDLIVTNYITPLDGYFLFLLSGTFSSSSSSSSSSQIVILIPNESGDLYQYSPLGLFNHSFTYSNSNSNSSSSGKLVEDVSKLQNKIVFLFLEGTLSNNKSILPFIKLNSKYSFDDFNIKSLVVKLIPNYFTLPIPHVSKLQYFFELLTNLSQKSVRYKMYKFDEFDIAKIRNSFELNSLTSMSQDLNIDSKNKFIDYYFDHSIKKN; from the coding sequence atGGAAAAGTTTTCAAGTTGGAGAGATAAGGGAACGGGTATTTCTCCATTTATGCCTCAAAAATTACCAACATTTCAAAAGAATAATTCCTTATTATCAGTAGCATCAAAATCTcccatttttttaattaaattaccatttttcataattacatatttgatttatacAATTACTGGGTTTGCATTtatattaaaatttatattaacgattctttttggatttaatagaattgattttggtgttgatggtattaaaaaatctcaaattgataaattgacaAGTTATAAACCTAAAAAAGGTGATTTAATTGTTACTAATTATATTACTCCATTAGATGggtattttcttttcttattgAGTGGgactttttcttcttcttcttcttcttcttcttcttcccaaattgttattttgaTTCCTAACGAATCAGGAGATTTATATCAATATTCACCATTGGGGTTGTTTAATCATAGTTTTACTTattctaattctaattctaattcttctAGTTCTGGGAAATTAGTGGAAGATGTAtcaaaattacaaaataaaattgtgtttttatttttagaaGGGactttatcaaataataaatctattttaccatttattaaattgaattctaaatattcatttgatgattttaatattaaatcattagtTGTGAAATTAATACCAAATTATTTTACATTACCAATTCCTCATGTTAGTAAattacaatattttttcgaacttttaacaaatttatcTCAAAAACTGGTTCGTTATAAAATgtataaatttgatgaatttgatattgcCAAGATTAGaaattcatttgaattgaattctttAACTTCAATGAGTCAAGATTTGAATATTGATTCCaagaataaatttataGACTATTATTTTGATCATAGtataaagaagaattaa